Proteins from a genomic interval of Rhodococcoides fascians A25f:
- a CDS encoding TetR/AcrR family transcriptional regulator, translating into MTSTEIGRAQVVNAADELFYARGIQAVGMDELRAKAGISLKRLYTLFPSKTAIVAEVLRGRTQQWTDGIHAEAELHGSPREKLLSIFDFLDHWFRQDDFRGCAFINSFGELGATMPEVADAAHQHKKSFIEYVTRLAVEAGCEPTVGLQIALLAEGAQTTAAITELAESATAAKTAAGVLLESSGR; encoded by the coding sequence ATGACCAGTACGGAAATCGGACGGGCACAGGTGGTGAACGCCGCGGACGAACTGTTCTATGCGCGCGGCATCCAGGCAGTGGGCATGGACGAGTTGCGCGCCAAGGCCGGCATCTCCCTCAAGCGCCTGTACACGCTCTTTCCCTCGAAAACGGCCATCGTCGCCGAGGTTCTTCGTGGTCGCACCCAGCAGTGGACCGACGGCATCCACGCCGAAGCAGAGCTACACGGATCCCCTCGTGAGAAACTGCTGTCGATCTTCGACTTCTTGGACCACTGGTTTCGCCAGGACGACTTCCGCGGGTGCGCCTTCATCAACTCCTTCGGCGAACTGGGCGCAACCATGCCCGAGGTCGCCGACGCCGCACATCAGCACAAGAAGAGTTTCATCGAGTACGTCACCCGCTTGGCCGTCGAAGCCGGATGCGAGCCGACCGTCGGGCTGCAGATCGCCTTGCTCGCCGAGGGTGCTCAAACTACCGCAGCCATCACCGAGCTGGCCGAATCTGCCACTGCAGCAAAGACTGCGGCCGGGGTGCTTCTGGAGTCGAGCGGACGGTAG
- a CDS encoding outer membrane protein assembly factor BamB family protein, which translates to MTRRSQLSAAAVLLAAAIACGACAAEKQPPPAGTPVDGATGAAPGLGWTLSPSDLDVSDGQFRDPVRGSETDSTKSGSITDGSTVVTLVGRPDGREYLDAALVGLDIADGAVRWRVPADDIVGCGREFVDGHVVCFRGNDGSGSEILTVDGESGESTTRDAAFPITNLTTSGGHVYTSHAADKAEPTVSRGTADALDADWSVQFDSAQSLYASTLHTESGIGLFDDDQGLFAFDLDTGDNLWSRTAPDCARSGTASLDGNVRVVRTDCSDPSTVTGSEVVDADGSAVAATDSVTLQQPSFDSPAESTPILLGTGGYRPSMPDPVWTNDGLVWAVPADISEPAARFLETNGLAYAVAGSVALLRNNDTATESAIDLDTGATLWSRESGGFAEVGALDGDVATLFGPEVLRGIDVRTGNILWDIPTTALDDEGIDLQSWPMFDRVDADSIDTDSIYSRALSISVLRKT; encoded by the coding sequence ATGACACGTCGTTCCCAGTTGTCCGCCGCCGCGGTGCTCCTGGCAGCAGCCATCGCCTGCGGGGCGTGCGCGGCCGAGAAACAGCCGCCTCCGGCCGGCACACCGGTCGACGGTGCCACCGGCGCGGCACCCGGTCTGGGCTGGACCCTGTCGCCCTCGGACCTCGACGTGTCGGACGGACAATTCCGCGATCCCGTGCGAGGCAGCGAGACCGACTCGACGAAATCCGGTTCCATCACCGACGGGTCGACGGTTGTCACCCTCGTCGGCCGTCCGGACGGACGAGAGTACCTCGACGCCGCCCTGGTGGGTCTCGACATCGCCGACGGGGCGGTGCGCTGGCGTGTTCCCGCAGACGACATCGTGGGTTGCGGCAGGGAATTCGTCGACGGCCACGTCGTCTGCTTTCGCGGCAACGACGGCTCGGGCTCCGAAATCCTCACTGTCGACGGCGAATCCGGAGAGTCGACCACTCGGGACGCGGCATTCCCCATCACGAATCTGACGACGTCCGGCGGCCACGTCTACACCTCGCATGCGGCGGATAAGGCCGAGCCAACAGTGTCGCGCGGCACCGCGGACGCTCTCGACGCAGACTGGTCGGTGCAGTTCGATTCGGCGCAGTCGCTTTACGCCTCCACGCTGCACACGGAGAGCGGAATCGGACTGTTCGACGACGATCAGGGCCTGTTCGCTTTCGACCTCGACACCGGCGACAACCTCTGGTCCAGAACAGCTCCCGACTGCGCTCGGTCCGGCACTGCCTCGCTCGACGGCAACGTTCGGGTGGTACGGACCGACTGCTCCGACCCCAGCACGGTCACGGGCTCGGAGGTCGTCGATGCCGATGGATCCGCCGTCGCTGCAACGGATTCCGTCACCCTGCAGCAACCGTCGTTCGATTCTCCGGCCGAGTCGACACCAATACTGCTCGGCACCGGCGGATACCGACCGTCGATGCCCGATCCGGTGTGGACCAACGACGGTCTGGTCTGGGCTGTTCCAGCAGACATCTCCGAACCCGCCGCGCGATTCCTGGAAACGAACGGGCTCGCCTACGCCGTCGCGGGTTCGGTGGCGCTGCTCCGCAACAACGACACGGCCACCGAATCCGCAATCGACCTCGACACCGGAGCCACGTTGTGGAGTCGCGAGTCCGGCGGATTCGCCGAGGTCGGCGCACTGGACGGCGACGTCGCCACTCTTTTCGGCCCCGAGGTACTACGAGGCATCGACGTCAGAACCGGAAACATCTTGTGGGACATACCCACGACTGCACTCGACGACGAGGGAATCGATCTGCAGTCGTGGCCGATGTTCGATCGAGTCGATGCCGACTCGATCGACACCGACTCGATCTACAGCAGGGCCCTGAGCATCTCGGTCCTACGAAAGACGTAG
- a CDS encoding DUF5313 family protein: protein MTTERTTPTPLQFLGYSFGRTLPESMQDWVRKDLVGNGAQVRYIARFIVPIIPLLLLFLLIPGPLWMSLAMMSLLFIPLVYFSIALMNVYRRHRLLIHGLDPQLINAKAQSRVDRTRDDYERRHGRG from the coding sequence ATGACCACCGAACGCACGACGCCCACACCGCTGCAGTTTCTGGGCTATTCGTTCGGACGCACGCTGCCCGAGTCGATGCAGGACTGGGTTCGCAAGGATCTCGTGGGCAACGGCGCCCAGGTCCGCTACATCGCCCGATTCATCGTGCCGATCATTCCGTTACTGCTGCTGTTCCTGCTGATTCCGGGTCCGCTGTGGATGTCGCTCGCGATGATGTCGCTGCTGTTCATCCCGCTGGTGTACTTCTCGATTGCCCTGATGAACGTCTATCGGCGGCATCGCCTGCTGATTCACGGCCTCGACCCGCAACTGATCAACGCCAAAGCGCAGAGCCGCGTCGATCGCACTCGCGACGACTACGAACGGCGTCACGGCCGGGGCTGA
- a CDS encoding alpha/beta fold hydrolase, whose amino-acid sequence MAYINVGTENSTPVEVYYEDHGSGQPVVLIHGYPLDGNSWERQSRALLDAGYRVITYDRRGFGQSSKPTVGYDYDTFAADLDKVLTELDLNEVILVGFSMGTGELARYAAKYGTDRVAKFAFLASLEPFLLQTDDNPTGVPQSVFDGIETAAREDRFTWFENFYKDFYNLDENLGSRISEATVRASWNTATTSAPVAAYAVVPTWLEDFRADVAKVRESGKPTLILHGTADNILPIDSTGRPFHQAFPEATYVEVEGAPHGLLWTHFQEVNDALLAFVK is encoded by the coding sequence ATGGCGTACATCAACGTCGGAACCGAGAACTCCACCCCCGTCGAGGTCTACTACGAGGATCACGGCTCCGGACAGCCCGTTGTGCTCATCCACGGCTACCCGCTCGACGGCAACTCCTGGGAACGTCAGTCGCGCGCACTACTCGACGCCGGCTACCGCGTCATCACCTACGACCGTCGTGGGTTCGGGCAGTCGAGCAAGCCCACCGTCGGATACGACTACGACACCTTTGCTGCAGACCTGGACAAGGTGCTCACCGAGCTGGACCTCAACGAGGTCATCCTGGTCGGATTCTCCATGGGCACAGGCGAACTGGCTCGGTACGCCGCGAAGTACGGCACCGACCGCGTGGCGAAGTTCGCATTCCTCGCATCCCTCGAGCCGTTCCTGCTGCAGACGGACGACAATCCCACCGGCGTTCCGCAGTCGGTGTTCGACGGTATCGAGACCGCCGCCCGCGAAGACAGGTTCACCTGGTTCGAGAACTTCTACAAGGACTTCTACAACCTCGACGAAAACCTCGGCAGCCGAATCAGTGAGGCCACAGTGCGCGCGAGCTGGAACACCGCCACGACCAGCGCACCTGTCGCGGCCTACGCCGTCGTACCCACCTGGCTCGAGGACTTCCGCGCGGACGTCGCGAAGGTACGTGAATCCGGCAAGCCCACGCTGATCCTGCACGGAACCGCGGACAACATCCTTCCGATCGATTCGACGGGACGTCCGTTCCACCAGGCATTCCCCGAGGCCACGTACGTCGAGGTCGAGGGCGCACCCCACGGACTGCTGTGGACGCACTTCCAGGAAGTGAACGACGCGCTGCTCGCGTTCGTGAAGTAA
- a CDS encoding succinic semialdehyde dehydrogenase, whose amino-acid sequence MPAPSASTFSRLADLIAIPDAESRPTKTITEVFTGKELATIPVGTAADATAAIARARTAQAAWAKRPVSERAEIFHRYRDLVLAHRNELMDMAQAETGKSRAAALEEVLDIAMTSRHYARTAAKLLAPKKVTGMLPVLTKTRVRYQPKGIVGIISPWNYPMTLAVSDAIPALLAGNGVVLKPDSQTPYCALACVELLYKAGLPRDLFAVVPGPGSVVGTALVENTEYVMFTGSTATGQLLAEQAGRRLIGFSAELGGKNAMIVAKGANLREVSDAAVRACFSNSGQLCISIERIYVEKSIAAEFTEKFGQRVRNMTLGADYEFGVEMGSLISEDQIKTVSSHVDDAKVKGATVIAGGKARPDIGPLFYEPTLLANVTEDMECAATETFGPLVSIYPVTDVDEAIEKANDTEYGLNASVWAKTKAQGEAIAARLHSGTVNVDEGYAPTWGTTGAPMGGMGVSGMGRRHGTEGLLKYTESQTIATTRLLNLGGPRGLPPKLWAKIMPPFVKALKYIPGR is encoded by the coding sequence ATGCCTGCACCGTCCGCCTCGACCTTCTCTCGGCTCGCTGATCTCATCGCCATTCCCGACGCCGAATCGCGGCCGACGAAAACCATCACCGAGGTGTTCACCGGCAAGGAGCTGGCGACCATCCCGGTCGGTACCGCTGCTGATGCGACGGCAGCGATTGCACGCGCACGCACAGCGCAGGCGGCATGGGCCAAGCGCCCGGTGTCCGAGCGTGCGGAGATCTTCCACCGGTACCGAGACCTCGTGCTCGCCCACCGCAACGAGCTGATGGACATGGCGCAGGCCGAGACCGGCAAGTCCCGCGCCGCGGCTCTCGAGGAAGTTCTCGACATTGCGATGACCTCGCGGCACTACGCGCGCACCGCCGCGAAGCTGCTGGCACCCAAGAAGGTCACCGGAATGCTGCCGGTGCTGACCAAGACGCGAGTTCGATACCAGCCCAAGGGAATCGTCGGGATCATCTCCCCATGGAACTACCCAATGACCCTCGCAGTGTCCGACGCCATTCCGGCTCTGCTGGCCGGCAACGGAGTGGTACTCAAGCCCGACAGTCAGACGCCGTACTGCGCCCTCGCCTGTGTCGAACTGCTCTACAAGGCAGGCCTTCCCCGCGACCTGTTCGCCGTGGTGCCGGGTCCGGGTTCGGTGGTGGGAACCGCATTGGTGGAGAACACCGAGTACGTCATGTTCACCGGCTCCACCGCCACGGGTCAGCTGCTGGCCGAGCAGGCGGGACGTCGTCTCATCGGGTTCTCTGCCGAGCTCGGCGGAAAGAACGCGATGATCGTGGCCAAGGGGGCCAACCTTCGGGAGGTGTCCGACGCGGCCGTCCGCGCCTGCTTCTCCAACTCCGGTCAGCTCTGTATCTCCATCGAACGTATCTACGTCGAGAAGTCGATCGCCGCAGAGTTCACCGAGAAGTTCGGTCAGCGGGTGCGCAACATGACCCTCGGAGCCGACTACGAATTCGGCGTCGAAATGGGAAGCCTCATCTCCGAGGACCAGATCAAGACCGTCTCGTCTCACGTCGACGACGCAAAGGTCAAGGGCGCGACCGTGATCGCAGGCGGCAAGGCTCGCCCCGACATCGGCCCGCTGTTCTACGAGCCGACGCTACTGGCGAACGTCACCGAGGACATGGAGTGCGCGGCAACCGAAACCTTCGGCCCGCTGGTGTCGATCTACCCCGTCACCGACGTCGACGAGGCGATCGAGAAGGCCAACGACACCGAGTACGGACTCAACGCCAGCGTGTGGGCCAAGACCAAGGCGCAGGGCGAAGCCATTGCGGCGCGGCTGCATTCGGGCACCGTCAACGTCGACGAGGGCTACGCGCCGACGTGGGGAACCACCGGTGCGCCGATGGGCGGCATGGGCGTGTCCGGCATGGGTCGCAGACACGGCACCGAGGGCCTGCTCAAGTACACGGAATCGCAGACGATCGCCACGACGCGTCTGCTCAATCTCGGCGGACCGCGCGGACTTCCGCCGAAGTTGTGGGCGAAGATCATGCCGCCGTTCGTCAAGGCGCTGAAGTACATCCCGGGTCGGTAG
- a CDS encoding WhiB family transcriptional regulator: protein MFYPPLGLRGYSLRNLERQAKLVCDRCPVIARCLQHALDTDERHGVWGGSTAHERSAMARVNPDGRRSRQ from the coding sequence ATGTTCTACCCGCCCCTGGGGCTGCGGGGATACTCGTTGAGAAACCTGGAGCGACAGGCCAAGCTCGTGTGCGATCGATGCCCCGTGATCGCGCGCTGTCTGCAACATGCACTCGATACGGACGAAAGGCATGGAGTCTGGGGTGGATCGACCGCACACGAGCGGTCCGCGATGGCCCGCGTCAACCCTGACGGGCGGCGTTCGCGACAATGA
- a CDS encoding amidohydrolase family protein produces MIDRRTLLGTLSAATISGVALSTLTSATTLTSATASASTGPAAAGVIDVHSHMVPDFYLREALASGIAFPDGMPKWPSWSVGEHLQMMDGCGIDRAILSVSSPGVHFGDDGKAADLARRVNDFGAGVVASQRRLGFFASLPLPNVVDSTVEAIRALDQLGADGVTVMSNAGGMYLGNAVLTPLLAALDARSAVVFVHPTSPPNSAAVSLGRPAPMIEFLFDTARTVVDLILLGVVDRFPNIHWVFTHGGGVLPLLADRVDFFRTQIGLGTPTTPDVLQRLWFDLAGTPVPRQLPALLSTVGPDRLVYGSDYCFTPITGVQEQLRSLDAGAANGGLENWRAATSVNARRLLKL; encoded by the coding sequence GTGATCGATCGCAGAACCCTGCTGGGCACCCTCAGTGCCGCGACGATCTCCGGGGTTGCCCTCTCGACCTTGACCTCCGCTACGACACTGACCTCCGCTACGGCATCGGCTTCCACCGGCCCGGCCGCAGCCGGGGTGATCGACGTCCATTCGCACATGGTTCCCGACTTCTACCTGCGCGAAGCCCTCGCGTCGGGCATCGCATTTCCCGACGGCATGCCGAAGTGGCCGAGCTGGTCGGTGGGCGAACACCTGCAGATGATGGACGGCTGCGGCATCGACAGAGCGATCCTGTCCGTCTCGTCGCCCGGAGTGCATTTCGGCGACGACGGCAAGGCGGCCGACCTTGCCCGACGCGTCAACGACTTCGGGGCCGGTGTTGTCGCGAGTCAACGCCGACTCGGATTCTTTGCGTCGCTGCCGCTCCCGAACGTCGTCGACTCGACGGTCGAGGCAATTCGTGCGCTCGATCAGCTCGGTGCCGACGGAGTGACGGTGATGTCGAACGCCGGCGGGATGTACCTGGGCAACGCCGTGCTGACGCCACTGCTCGCGGCATTGGATGCGCGATCGGCAGTCGTGTTCGTGCATCCGACCTCGCCGCCGAATTCCGCTGCCGTGTCTCTCGGGCGCCCGGCACCGATGATCGAATTCCTTTTCGACACAGCGCGAACCGTCGTCGACCTGATTCTGCTGGGTGTGGTCGACCGATTCCCGAACATCCATTGGGTGTTCACGCACGGCGGCGGAGTACTGCCGCTACTGGCGGACAGGGTCGACTTCTTCAGGACGCAGATCGGCCTGGGGACGCCGACGACGCCGGATGTACTGCAGCGCTTGTGGTTCGACCTCGCCGGTACGCCGGTCCCGCGGCAGCTGCCCGCGCTGTTGTCCACCGTCGGACCCGATCGGCTGGTGTACGGCAGCGATTACTGCTTCACGCCGATCACCGGCGTGCAGGAGCAATTGCGATCACTCGACGCCGGTGCTGCGAACGGCGGACTCGAGAACTGGCGCGCGGCCACATCCGTCAACGCCCGCCGACTGCTGAAACTCTGA
- the rraA gene encoding ribonuclease E activity regulator RraA: protein MTSPVEFKATADLADEIGPEIRSCDTQFIQFGKHTEFAGPITTIRCFQDNLLVKQTLSEPGNGGVLVVDGDASVHTALVGDIIAGRGVTNGWAGVIVNGAVRDSAILRTLEIGVKALGTNPRKSTQTGSGEKNVPVSFGGVTFNPGEIVYSDHDGVVAV, encoded by the coding sequence ATGACTTCACCTGTGGAATTCAAGGCAACAGCTGATCTGGCCGACGAGATCGGTCCCGAGATCCGCAGCTGCGACACCCAGTTCATCCAGTTCGGCAAGCACACCGAGTTCGCGGGACCGATTACCACCATCCGCTGCTTCCAGGACAACTTGCTGGTCAAGCAGACGCTCAGCGAGCCCGGCAACGGTGGCGTCCTGGTGGTCGACGGCGATGCGAGTGTTCACACCGCCCTCGTCGGCGACATCATCGCCGGCCGCGGAGTCACCAACGGCTGGGCGGGTGTCATCGTCAACGGTGCGGTGCGCGACTCCGCGATCCTGCGCACACTCGAGATCGGCGTCAAGGCGCTGGGGACCAACCCGCGCAAGAGCACGCAGACCGGCTCGGGTGAGAAGAACGTGCCGGTCAGCTTCGGCGGCGTCACGTTCAACCCGGGCGAGATCGTCTACAGCGACCACGACGGCGTCGTCGCGGTCTAG
- a CDS encoding glyoxalase superfamily protein, whose amino-acid sequence MKAFGSAVPILRIFDDVEARAFYLDYLGFSVEWEHRFEPDLPLYIRISRGECILDLSQHYGDGTPGSSVWIPIADVVSFNAELVQKNHPRSRPGIDHDGPGGPTMTVIDPFSNNLRFCQVDR is encoded by the coding sequence ATGAAGGCTTTCGGCTCGGCAGTCCCGATTCTCCGCATCTTCGACGACGTCGAAGCGCGTGCGTTCTATCTGGACTATCTGGGCTTTTCGGTCGAATGGGAGCATCGATTCGAGCCGGATCTGCCGCTGTACATTCGTATTTCACGCGGAGAGTGCATCCTGGATCTGTCCCAGCACTACGGCGACGGCACACCGGGATCGTCCGTCTGGATACCGATCGCGGACGTCGTGTCGTTCAATGCCGAACTCGTGCAGAAGAACCACCCACGCAGTCGACCGGGAATCGACCACGACGGGCCGGGCGGTCCGACCATGACGGTCATAGACCCGTTCTCGAACAACCTCCGCTTCTGCCAGGTCGATCGCTGA
- a CDS encoding MerR family transcriptional regulator, whose translation MQVGAVSKLVGVSVRTLHHYDEIALVVPSGRTPKGYRTYSSADVERLHQVLTYRELGFPLEVIAALLDDPAVDAMAHLRRQRELLNERIDHLHAMAAAVDKMMEAKKMGMQLTPEEQREIFGDNWPGEEYAEEAEQRWGETDEWKQSQQRTASFTKDDWKAVKEETDLLEADLAAAMQRGVSPDSAEAGELAERHRASIERYYDCGYEMQVNLAEMYIADERFAKHYNDIAAGLAQYLRDVIVANAARQG comes from the coding sequence ATGCAGGTCGGCGCGGTCTCGAAGTTGGTGGGTGTCAGCGTCAGGACGCTGCATCACTACGACGAGATCGCGTTGGTGGTGCCGTCGGGGAGAACCCCCAAGGGCTATCGGACGTATTCGTCGGCCGATGTCGAACGGCTGCATCAGGTACTGACCTACCGCGAACTCGGGTTTCCGCTCGAGGTCATTGCAGCGTTGCTCGACGATCCGGCGGTGGATGCCATGGCGCATCTGCGTCGGCAGCGAGAGTTGTTGAACGAGCGGATCGATCACTTGCACGCAATGGCTGCGGCCGTGGACAAGATGATGGAGGCGAAGAAGATGGGTATGCAACTGACTCCCGAGGAGCAGCGCGAGATTTTCGGAGACAACTGGCCCGGCGAGGAGTACGCCGAGGAGGCCGAGCAGCGTTGGGGCGAGACCGACGAGTGGAAGCAGTCGCAGCAGCGAACGGCGTCGTTCACCAAGGACGATTGGAAGGCCGTCAAGGAAGAGACGGACCTACTGGAAGCGGATCTCGCTGCCGCCATGCAGCGGGGTGTGTCGCCGGATTCCGCCGAGGCCGGGGAACTGGCCGAACGGCATCGGGCTTCCATCGAGCGGTACTACGACTGCGGTTACGAGATGCAGGTGAACCTGGCGGAGATGTACATCGCCGACGAGCGATTTGCCAAGCACTACAACGATATTGCCGCTGGACTTGCGCAGTACCTTCGAGACGTCATTGTCGCGAACGCCGCCCGTCAGGGTTGA
- a CDS encoding lipase family protein: MRKAFVLAGAAALMLSFAGSAQADPLQDFISPPSDPDAYLPTSLGDPWFDPPAGYENLQPGAVLNRRDVAVTPGASSVQLLFRSTDSKNQPIAAATTVLTPDAPWTGGGDRPVIAYNEATDSLGNKCAPSYTLPRGNNKEIDQVRILLDRGYTVVVTDYQGPRQAYSAGLVSGHTVLDGLRASQSAGVGADAPIGITGYSGGAIASGWAAQLAPEYAPELNIAGVAFGGPPTDYKILQTSLNGQIGSGLFTAATIGLSREYPEMRQLANDNGKRLALAQKDQCVDVLSYTGLLLLDQRNLSSVPDVFEHPITKAVVEENRMGQKKPDAPVYIYQGLQDFLIPKEGAEAVQDQWCAAGASVHLEEVPGDHTLAQSNGRPGAYDWLAQRLAGVPTSGCERVIR, from the coding sequence ATGCGCAAGGCATTCGTTTTGGCCGGAGCTGCAGCATTGATGCTGTCGTTCGCAGGGTCGGCTCAAGCAGATCCACTTCAGGACTTCATCTCACCGCCGAGCGATCCCGATGCGTATCTCCCCACCTCACTCGGTGATCCATGGTTCGATCCGCCTGCCGGATACGAGAATCTCCAGCCGGGGGCAGTGCTCAACCGCCGTGATGTCGCGGTGACGCCCGGGGCGTCGTCGGTGCAGTTGCTCTTCCGCTCGACCGACTCCAAGAACCAGCCCATCGCGGCGGCGACGACGGTGCTGACTCCCGACGCACCGTGGACCGGAGGCGGTGACCGGCCCGTCATCGCGTACAACGAGGCAACGGACTCGCTCGGAAACAAGTGCGCGCCGTCGTACACCCTCCCGCGGGGCAACAACAAGGAGATCGATCAGGTACGGATTCTGCTCGATCGCGGCTACACCGTGGTCGTCACCGACTATCAGGGCCCCCGGCAGGCCTACTCGGCCGGTCTCGTCTCAGGACACACCGTGCTCGACGGGCTGCGCGCCTCCCAGAGCGCAGGAGTGGGCGCGGATGCACCGATCGGCATCACCGGCTACTCCGGCGGTGCCATCGCCTCGGGTTGGGCAGCGCAGTTGGCTCCCGAATATGCTCCGGAGTTGAACATCGCCGGCGTCGCGTTCGGTGGTCCGCCGACCGACTACAAGATTCTGCAGACGTCGTTGAACGGTCAGATCGGATCGGGCTTGTTCACGGCGGCGACAATCGGACTGTCCCGGGAGTACCCCGAGATGCGGCAGCTCGCCAACGACAACGGCAAGCGACTGGCTCTGGCGCAGAAGGATCAATGCGTAGATGTGTTGTCCTACACGGGACTACTGCTGTTGGATCAGCGAAACCTCTCCAGCGTCCCTGATGTCTTCGAGCACCCGATCACCAAGGCCGTCGTCGAGGAAAACCGGATGGGCCAGAAGAAGCCGGACGCGCCGGTGTACATCTACCAGGGCCTGCAGGACTTCCTCATCCCCAAGGAAGGTGCCGAGGCCGTGCAGGACCAATGGTGCGCCGCAGGCGCTTCGGTCCATCTCGAAGAGGTCCCGGGAGACCACACACTCGCCCAGTCCAACGGCCGTCCCGGCGCATACGATTGGCTCGCGCAACGTCTGGCCGGCGTGCCGACCTCCGGCTGCGAACGTGTGATTCGCTAG